The Dendropsophus ebraccatus isolate aDenEbr1 chromosome 3, aDenEbr1.pat, whole genome shotgun sequence genome includes a region encoding these proteins:
- the LOC138787550 gene encoding uncharacterized protein codes for MPGSPALAAGFFQAIPSLLSKGVIVRVPPLQRFRGFYSNLFVVPKKDGSVRPILDLKRLNRYVRLSHFRMESLRSVIASLEPGEFLSSVDIQDAYLHVPIYPPHQRFLRFAVGEEHYQFVALPFGLASAPRVFTKTMAAVMALLRARGVSVTPYLDDILVKAPSRDQNLESLHITLDTLSRFGWLLNRPKSSLVPAQSIVFLGMRLDSVQARVFLPEDKLQSLQANIRALCSHRPVSIRSCMRVLGKMVASMEAIPFAQFHSRPLQLFLLSRWDRSLPSLDRRVKLPARLRQDLQWWLRSPSLSLGRSFLPVHWQIVTTDASLRGWGGVWNDLTVQGTWSAKEACLPINILELRAIRLSLLHWQTQLHGLPVRVQTDNATAVAYVNHQGGTRSKAAMMEVALILSWAEETVLALGMDPASRGVLPDLSQVGDTGCGSDGVSLQPQTAEVRLPDEGPAGSGLGRLGDSLASVQPPLHLSSSPASAAGGEKDKVGRTSGNPRGPGLATARLVHGSREPRRRRPLASTRPTGSSHSRSALPPAFSHATFDGVAVETWILKSRGFSDAVIRTMIRARKPSSARIYYRCWKAFLRHCEACSAPPLPFSLAQLLAFLQAGLDAGLALSSLKGQVSALSVFFQRPLASVPQVRTFLQGVARIAPPYRHPVPPWDLNLVLDAMQSPPFEPLQEVPLAILSFKVAFLVAVTSVRRISELAALSCRPPLLVLHQDKAVLRPVASFQPKVVSPFHLNEDIVLPSFCPAPSHPRERALHKLDVVRALRIYLSRTKSLRHSDSLFVIPEGPRKGSAASKATLARWVRSAIAQAYRSKGKSPPFRIAAHSTRSVGASWAIRHGASALQLCKAATWSSLHTFSRFYRVDTFASADASLGRLVLQAAVASSSS; via the exons ATGCCTGG GTCCCCTGCCCTGGCGGCCGGTTTTTTCCAGGCCATCCCTTCACTCCTCTCGAAGGGAGTGATTGTTCGCGTCCCTCCTCTTCAACGGTTCCGCGGGTTCTATTCGAACCTATTCGTGGTTCCGAAGAAGGACGGTTCGGTACGTCCGATTCTAGATCTCAAGCGTCTGAATCGTTACGTCCGACTATCTCACTTCCGGATGGAGTCCCTGCGTTCTGTGATCGCATCTCTGGAGCCAGGCGAGTTCCTTTCTTCGGTGGATATTCAGGACGCGTATCTTCACGTGCCGATTTATCCTCCTCACCAACGTTTCCTGCGTTTTGCAGTAGGGGAAGAGCATTATCAGTTCGTGGCTCTCCCGTTCGGCCTGGCTTCGGCGCCGCGGGTTTTCACGAAAACCATGGCGGCTGTCATGGCTCTCCTTCGGGCTCGAGGTGTCTCAGTAACCCCTTACTTGGACGACATACTCGTCAAAGCTCCATCCAGGGACCAGAATTTAGAGAGCCTCCATATCACTCTGGATACGCTCTCTCGCTTCGGTTGGCTGCTCAACCGTCCCAAGTCCTCCCTGGTCCCTGCCCAGTCCATCGTTTTTCTGGGGATGCGTTTGGATTCAGTACAGGCCCGCGTTTTCCTTCCAGAGGACAAGTTGCAGTCCCTGCAGGCCAATATCAGAGCTCTTTGCAGCCACCGCCCTGTGTCCATACGCTCCTGTATGAGGGTTCTGGGGAAGATGGTGGCGTCTATGGAGGCGATCCCTTTTGCCCAGTTTCATTCCCGCCCcctgcagctcttcctgctgtcacGGTGGGACAGGTCACTCCCCTCTCTAGATCGGAGGGTGAAACTACCGGCTCGCCTACGCCAAGACCTTCAGTGGTGGTtgcggtctccgagcctctctctgGGTCGCTCCTTCCTCCCCGTTCATTGGCAGATTGTGACCACCGATGCCAGCCTGCGGGGCTGGGGAGGAGTTTGGAACGATCTGACGGTTCAGGGAACCTGGTCGGCCAAGGAAGCTTGCCTCCCCATCAACATCCTCGAGCTGCGGGCGATCCGTCTCTCCCTTCTGCACTGGCAGACACAGCTCCACGGTCTCCCCGTTCGGGTGCAGACAGACAACGCCACTGCAGTGGCTTATGTGAATCATCAGGGCGGGACCCGCAGCAAGGCCGCCATGAtggaagtggcgctgatcctctcctgggcgGAGGAAACCGTGCTTGCCTT GGGAATGGACCCTGCATcccgaggtgttctcccagatctgtcgCAGGTGGGGGACACCGGATGTGGATCTGATGGCGTCTCGCTTCAACCACAGACTGCCGAAGTTCGTCTGCCGGACGAGGGACCCGCTGGCTCTGGCCTCGGACGCCTTGGTGATTCCCTGGCGTCGGTTCAGCCTCCCTTacatctttcctcctctcccgcttCTGCCGCGGGTGGTGAGAAAGATAAAGTCGGAAGGACTTCCGGTAATCCTCGTGGCCCCGGACTGGCCACGGCGCGCCTGGTACACGGATCTCGTGAACCTCGCCGCCGACGTCCCCTGGCGTCTACCAGACCGACCGGATCTTCTCACTCAAGGTCCGCTCTGCCACCCGCGTTTAGCCACGCtacgtttgacggcgtggctgttgaaaccTGGATTCTGAAATCACGCGGTTTCTCTGATGCGGTCATTAGAACCATGATCAGGGCCCGGAAGCCTTCATCGGCAAGGATTTATTATCGTTGTTGGAAGGCCTTCCTCCGTCACTGTGAGGCCTGTTCTGCGCCTCCACTTCCCTTTTCTCTGGCGCAACTCCTGGCCTTCCTCCAGGCAGGTCTGGACGCAGGCTTAGCTCTGAGCTCTCTTAAGGGCCAGGTGTCTgccctttcagtttttttccagagaccattGGCGTCAGTTCCTCAAGTCAGGACTTTTCTCCAAGGAGTGGCGCGCATTGCACCTCCTTATCGGCACCCAGTTCCCCCGTGGGATCTGAATCTCGTCCTGGATGCTATGCAGTCTCCTCCGTTTGAGCCCCTCCAGGAAGTGCCTTTGGCcatcttgtcctttaaggtggcTTTCCTGGTGGCGGTTACGTCTGTCCGGAGGATTTCGGAATTGGCAGCCCTTTCTTGCCGTCCTCCCCTGCTGGTGTTGCACCAGGACAAGGCGGTACTTAGGCCCGTGGCTTCTTTTCAGCCCAAGGTGGTTTCGCCTTTCCACCTCAACGAAGATATTGTTCTTCCCTCTTTCTGCCCGGCCCCCTCTCATCCAAGGGAGCGCGCGCTCCACAAGCTGGATGTGGTTCGCGCCCTGCGCATCTATCTCTCCAGGACAAAGTCTCTTCGACACTCGGACTCACTCTTTGTCATCCCTGAGGGTCCTCGAAAGGGGTCAGCAGCGTCTAAGGCGACCCTGGCtcgctgggtccgctccgccaTCGCGCAGGCTTACCGGAGTAAGGGTAAGTCGCCCCCATTCCGGATTGCAGCTCACTCGACTCGTTCGGTTGGGGCTTCCTGGGCCATTCGGCATGGGGCCTCAGCTCTTCAACTCTGTAAGGCCGCCACGTGGTCCTCGCTGCACACTTTTTCTAGGTTTTACCGTGTGGACACGTTTGCATCGGCCGATGCGAGTCTGGGCCGCTTGGTCTTGCAGGCAGcagtggcttcttcctcttcttag